The Deltaproteobacteria bacterium genome contains the following window.
AATTTTGCTGAAGAGCTACCACAATTTAATACTAAAATGTTCATGTTTATAAAGTGTTCCCTACTTATACCTGGTTAAGGCAATAAAATTTAACCATGCAAGACTGATAAATCAGCTTCATGCATAATAGTATACGACGCTGCTTGGCGACGCGACAAAAAATAACTATTGCTCTGTAGCGCTCTGATCGGTGTTGAAGCAAGGAGGAAGATTAAAAAGATCCAACGGCAAATTGAACATTTACTGTCGATTCGCTGCGATAGGGATCTGCATTTGGATTAAAGCCTACATCAATACCAATAGGGCCAGCTGGCGTAGCATATCGCAAACCAACTCCAGGTGTAGTGCGAAGTCGCATGTTGTGCCAAGCAACCTTGGTAAGCCAGAGATTGCCAGTATCGGCAAACATAGCAAAGATTAATTCATTGGTGAGGGGTAAGCGTATTTCAGCTTTAAATAACACATAGTGGTTACCGCCGGTTGGTAGTGGCAAAATATAAACGCCATTTTCACTGGTTATGTAGGCACGGTTACGCCAAACGCAGTGGCTTTTAAGACTTTGTGGTGAAGTATTTGAACGAGTAACTATGCATACGTCATCGGCCAACATTGCGGTTTCTTGAAAACCACGCAAAGTAGTACTGCCGCCTAGATAAAAACGTTCATCAAGAGGAACATTGCCACTTAGTAAGGTACCCCAACGTGCTGATAGAGCTAATACAGATTTGCCCAAAGGTACATAACCAGCAAGGTTACTTTCAATACGGCTGAAATTAAAGCGCGACCAATCATCAGCAGAGTATCCGCTTATACTATTTAATGCCTGCGATGATAATGTAGCGCCTGTACCATACAATGCTCGAGCACTGGCGATAAAACCTCGCGTTGGATTAAAAGCATTATCACGAAAATCTAAAGTGATTGTAGGACCTACTTTAAATTCTAAACGCAGACCTTCATCAAGGCGACGACGATCAGGAGTCGCGGTGAGTAGTGTGTTTTGGCAACTTATGTTCTCTCCTTGAGTAGTACCAGGAAAACATTGGAGGTTAGTTACAGAAAATTGCGGTTCGAAGGTGATACCCAGGCGTCTAAAAAATGAGATATCTATACCAAAAATTGCGCGGACGGCATCAAAAGAATAGGGGATGGCGTTATGTCGTTCACCAACGAGGTCAAAACGCAAACCAGTTTCAACTGGATAGAAAGTTAAATTAGGTAATCGGATACCTGCATGAGCCTCTATTTCAGTGCGTTCACGAATACTAAAGTTTTCATAGCGAGAATCAAGAACCTCTGCATATTCTCCATAGAACCCAAAAAACATTTTCCAATTGAGTTTTAAAGAAATGTTCAAACTTGTAGCAGTGCCATAAAGATTAAGATGAGAATAATCGACGCGTAAACGTGGGCCATCTGCAGTTGATACACCTGGCCATAATTCAAAGGCGTGACGATTACGTTCAACAACTTCAGTAACGATATCTTTGCGCTCTGCAGGTGTTTGTTCATCAACTAAACGAACGCGGACACTGGAGAATACCCCAAGATCAGCAATATTTCGTTGGTCTTGTAAAGCCTGACTTAAGCGATAAAGTTCGCCATTTTTCAGTTGCATTCGATTTTTAATCAAATTCGTGCGGGTGTAATGATTACCGCGAATTACTACGTTATCAATTCGTACCTGTGGTCCTTCAATAATACGAAAACTAACACTAGCAATAGTCGAGTCTTCACTTAGTTTTACATCGGTAAAGACATTAGCATATAAATATCCCTCATCACGGTAACTTCTGATAATAGCAATGCGAGTATCTTCAACTCCAGCATATGAAAGTGGTGTTCCGACAAGTGGGATGTGACTGCTATAGTCGTTGTCTTTATTTTGTTGGGAGGCAGTTTGCTTTACTAAATTTTGCAGCGTCTCAGTGTTTTGTGCAGTATTACCAATAAAATTTAAACTTTTAACCCGCGTTTGTACTCCTTCTTTTACCGGTATAATAACATGTGCGCCTTCAGTAGTTTTTTCAAACCTTGCTTTACCAACCGTAGCGTTAAGAAACCCCTTATCATGATATGCCGCTAAAATATCTTCGCATGCACGGGCATAAAT
Protein-coding sequences here:
- a CDS encoding BamA/TamA family outer membrane protein, which gives rise to MSFCSLLITLFIAVTPDQNPLAPYRNLPVVEVNIHAPAGEQVDELKRLTGIAPGYLLSTSSVQTAIKRLYSLGRFAAVELYIEQRAQALVLHFVLKPVQQLGALYINGLTQSSSRAFIAALQLPVGSEIDRRTPTLLHQQAKNYLQRIGFPHATLSIDVLPITDNTSEISIKVDEGIPIRINAINFVGKPLVHSTILKRLIHTDINDILNLDNIEHDQNRLLQAYLEHGFAKVQIASPQITIKNNFAVVNFNITAGPRVALYFIGNQILSDNILKKLWPANTNTLQSGDFSIFKQRIIDAYRRLGYANAKISMRGYQDYDRHHHPIERYLFNIQEGSAISVTNIDFEGVSAFSKDILIQQIQNTLIQELIPTGSVQPINSTELALANGTRLPKISPPPAPEQRWVFEIYARACEDILAAYHDKGFLNATVGKARFEKTTEGAHVIIPVKEGVQTRVKSLNFIGNTAQNTETLQNLVKQTASQQNKDNDYSSHIPLVGTPLSYAGVEDTRIAIIRSYRDEGYLYANVFTDVKLSEDSTIASVSFRIIEGPQVRIDNVVIRGNHYTRTNLIKNRMQLKNGELYRLSQALQDQRNIADLGVFSSVRVRLVDEQTPAERKDIVTEVVERNRHAFELWPGVSTADGPRLRVDYSHLNLYGTATSLNISLKLNWKMFFGFYGEYAEVLDSRYENFSIRERTEIEAHAGIRLPNLTFYPVETGLRFDLVGERHNAIPYSFDAVRAIFGIDISFFRRLGITFEPQFSVTNLQCFPGTTQGENISCQNTLLTATPDRRRLDEGLRLEFKVGPTITLDFRDNAFNPTRGFIASARALYGTGATLSSQALNSISGYSADDWSRFNFSRIESNLAGYVPLGKSVLALSARWGTLLSGNVPLDERFYLGGSTTLRGFQETAMLADDVCIVTRSNTSPQSLKSHCVWRNRAYITSENGVYILPLPTGGNHYVLFKAEIRLPLTNELIFAMFADTGNLWLTKVAWHNMRLRTTPGVGLRYATPAGPIGIDVGFNPNADPYRSESTVNVQFAVGSF